One window of Novipirellula aureliae genomic DNA carries:
- a CDS encoding DUF6786 family protein — protein MLLFGCLVFTTDTFAQESTDVSPKFQDDLTFLKTHTPIVLLHDGDAAVAVAPAYQGRVMTSTIDQASGQSFGWINRKVIAAGLLSEEERKGKLEEHIYIFGGEERFWLGPEGGQFALFFQPGTEFVFEDWTTPPAIDTEPFVLVEQTANSAKFQRDCEMLNHSGTKFEMGIERTVRLLDESAVAAAIGADNLPQGAKCVAYETDNRLTNRGQREWTPETGLPSIWMLGMYNPSPQTTVVIPFKAGDEAALGPKVNDSYFGKVPAEYLTVKEDVLFFKGDGTRRGKIGISPQRTKGIAGSYDPDGGVLNLVMYNVQDAPHGYVNSMWEHQEKPFDGDVINSYNDGSPTPGAPPLGPFYELETSSPAAALKPGETMQHVQKTLHIQGSSEVLEPIAQRMLGVSLSEIKVVAQ, from the coding sequence ATGCTCCTCTTCGGATGCTTGGTATTTACGACCGATACTTTTGCACAGGAGTCGACCGACGTGTCACCAAAATTTCAAGATGATTTGACTTTTCTGAAAACGCATACCCCGATCGTGTTACTACACGATGGTGATGCTGCTGTCGCCGTCGCACCGGCCTATCAAGGCCGAGTGATGACCAGCACCATCGACCAAGCGAGCGGGCAAAGCTTTGGGTGGATCAACCGTAAAGTGATTGCGGCAGGCTTGTTGTCCGAGGAAGAGCGAAAAGGCAAGCTCGAAGAACACATTTACATTTTTGGTGGTGAAGAGCGATTTTGGCTCGGTCCCGAAGGTGGCCAGTTTGCGCTGTTCTTTCAACCCGGTACCGAGTTTGTATTTGAGGATTGGACAACACCGCCGGCGATTGATACCGAACCCTTCGTGTTAGTCGAACAGACCGCGAATTCGGCGAAGTTCCAACGAGACTGCGAGATGTTGAATCATTCGGGAACTAAGTTTGAAATGGGCATCGAGCGAACCGTTCGATTGCTGGATGAATCAGCGGTCGCGGCTGCGATCGGTGCTGACAATTTGCCGCAGGGTGCGAAGTGCGTGGCCTATGAAACCGACAATCGTTTGACGAATCGTGGCCAGCGTGAATGGACGCCTGAAACAGGCTTGCCGTCGATTTGGATGTTAGGCATGTATAACCCATCGCCGCAAACAACCGTCGTGATCCCGTTCAAGGCTGGCGACGAAGCGGCGCTCGGCCCCAAAGTGAACGACTCCTATTTTGGCAAGGTGCCCGCTGAATACCTGACGGTCAAAGAGGACGTGTTATTCTTCAAAGGGGACGGAACCCGACGCGGCAAGATCGGTATTTCACCCCAGCGTACCAAGGGGATCGCGGGCAGCTATGATCCCGATGGTGGTGTGCTGAATTTGGTGATGTACAACGTCCAAGATGCGCCGCATGGTTATGTCAATTCGATGTGGGAGCATCAAGAAAAGCCGTTCGATGGCGATGTGATCAATTCCTACAACGACGGATCTCCAACGCCCGGCGCACCGCCTCTTGGACCGTTCTACGAACTCGAAACCTCGTCGCCAGCCGCCGCATTGAAACCTGGCGAAACGATGCAACACGTGCAAAAAACCCTACATATCCAAGGTTCGAGCGAAGTGCTTGAACCGATCGCTCAGCGAATGTTAGGCGTCAGCCTGAGCGAAATCAAGGTCGTCGCTCAATAG
- a CDS encoding glycoside hydrolase family 3 N-terminal domain-containing protein: protein MKLLIVFACLLSLADWTKADGIYHENWIDRNKNGEMDPYENPELPIDERVADLLDRMTMDEKTAQMGTIYGHKRVLRTTHPTADWKNRVWKDGIANIDEHCNGVREVMDMTGHREHADLLNLIQRWFIEETRLGIPVDFTNEGIRGLCHTRASNFPSQLGIGATWDRDLVRHIGEITGKEAKALGYSNIYSPILDVVRDPRWGRTIECYGESPFLVGELGTQQTLGLQSQGVGSTVKHFAAYSTPHGGRDGRARTDPQIPFRDMQEILLHPFQKVFALAHPKGAMSSYNTYDGIPVTGSRYFLTELLRGDYGFKGYVVSDSGAVSRLHEQHEVAVDFEDAIAQAVNAGMNVRTTFKRAEDFILPLRKVVKDGRISEDTINSRVGDVLRVKFELGLFDKPFVDPDAAPSIVHCKAHEEMTLRAAREAMVLLKNEDVLPVDPKTCGTIFVTGPAADDVIPMISRYGPGTSDVITPLAGIKAFLGEQASVIYSQGVDYYDATFPGSGILPQPPNEEEQAKLDKAIEAAKSADIIIAVMGDNDDTVGESRSRTDLNLPGHQDLLVQEMVKTGKPVIVVLMIGRAASINWIDRNADGILVSWHGGEKVGQAVAETIFGANNPGGKLPITFPKTVGQIPLAVPHRNGAWAKQEARHDPNGWGTTRVLGPLYYFGYGLSYTSFEYENLKISPQELDADGEIHVTCDVTNTGDYDGDAVVQLYVKDVVASVAPFEQLLRGFERVSIKAGETKEVSFKLLPKRDFRMLNRDNQWVVEPGQFDIMVSDCSGVEGVKLKGSVTIK, encoded by the coding sequence ATGAAGCTGCTTATTGTTTTTGCCTGTTTACTGTCGCTAGCCGACTGGACGAAGGCGGACGGAATCTACCATGAAAATTGGATTGATCGAAACAAGAACGGAGAGATGGATCCGTATGAGAATCCTGAACTTCCCATCGACGAGCGCGTTGCCGACCTGCTCGACCGTATGACGATGGACGAAAAAACCGCTCAGATGGGAACCATCTATGGGCACAAGCGAGTTCTCAGAACGACTCATCCGACCGCCGACTGGAAGAATCGTGTTTGGAAAGATGGGATTGCAAACATTGACGAACACTGCAATGGCGTTCGTGAAGTGATGGACATGACGGGGCACCGCGAACATGCCGATTTGCTGAACTTGATTCAGCGTTGGTTCATCGAAGAAACCCGGCTTGGCATTCCCGTTGACTTTACCAACGAAGGGATTCGAGGGCTGTGCCATACCCGCGCCAGCAACTTCCCGAGTCAGCTTGGGATCGGTGCGACTTGGGATCGTGATCTGGTTCGGCACATTGGCGAGATTACAGGCAAAGAGGCCAAGGCATTGGGCTACTCGAATATCTATTCGCCTATCCTTGATGTCGTCCGCGATCCGCGATGGGGCCGGACGATCGAATGCTATGGCGAGTCACCCTTCCTGGTCGGCGAACTGGGGACGCAACAGACACTTGGGCTTCAGTCGCAGGGTGTCGGTTCAACCGTTAAGCACTTCGCGGCTTATAGCACCCCGCACGGAGGCCGGGATGGTCGCGCTCGCACCGATCCACAGATCCCGTTTCGGGATATGCAAGAGATTTTGTTGCACCCGTTCCAAAAGGTTTTCGCGCTTGCACATCCAAAAGGAGCGATGAGTTCCTACAACACCTACGATGGCATCCCTGTCACGGGTAGCCGCTATTTTCTGACGGAACTACTAAGAGGCGATTACGGGTTCAAAGGTTACGTCGTTTCCGACAGCGGTGCCGTTTCTCGTTTGCATGAGCAACACGAGGTTGCGGTAGATTTTGAAGACGCTATTGCTCAAGCGGTCAACGCAGGTATGAATGTCCGAACGACGTTCAAAAGGGCAGAGGACTTCATTCTTCCACTGCGCAAAGTCGTGAAAGATGGCCGAATTAGCGAAGACACCATCAACTCGCGTGTTGGCGATGTGTTGCGAGTCAAGTTCGAGCTAGGTTTATTTGACAAACCGTTTGTCGATCCCGATGCAGCGCCATCGATCGTTCACTGCAAAGCTCATGAAGAGATGACCCTTCGGGCAGCTCGAGAAGCGATGGTGCTGCTGAAAAATGAGGATGTCTTACCGGTCGACCCAAAAACATGCGGCACCATTTTTGTCACCGGGCCTGCGGCGGATGATGTGATCCCAATGATTAGCCGCTATGGGCCCGGCACGTCCGACGTGATTACACCCTTGGCTGGTATCAAGGCGTTCTTGGGTGAACAGGCCAGCGTGATTTATAGCCAAGGAGTGGATTACTACGATGCCACCTTCCCCGGTTCTGGAATTTTGCCTCAGCCGCCCAATGAAGAAGAGCAGGCCAAGCTCGACAAGGCAATCGAAGCGGCGAAGAGCGCAGACATCATTATCGCCGTCATGGGAGACAACGATGATACCGTGGGCGAATCTCGCTCGCGCACCGATTTGAACCTACCTGGACATCAAGATTTGTTGGTACAGGAAATGGTCAAGACGGGAAAACCGGTCATTGTCGTACTGATGATCGGACGCGCCGCTTCGATCAATTGGATCGACCGCAATGCGGACGGAATTTTGGTCAGCTGGCATGGTGGCGAAAAAGTCGGGCAAGCCGTGGCGGAAACGATCTTCGGCGCCAATAATCCTGGTGGAAAGTTGCCAATCACGTTCCCGAAAACCGTAGGGCAAATCCCCTTGGCTGTGCCCCATCGCAATGGCGCATGGGCCAAGCAAGAAGCACGCCACGACCCCAATGGCTGGGGGACGACTCGCGTGCTCGGTCCGCTGTATTACTTCGGCTATGGGCTAAGCTATACCTCGTTTGAATACGAGAACCTAAAGATCAGCCCCCAAGAATTGGATGCGGATGGGGAGATCCATGTGACCTGCGATGTCACCAATACGGGCGACTACGATGGTGACGCCGTGGTTCAATTGTACGTCAAAGACGTGGTGGCCTCGGTGGCACCGTTTGAACAACTGCTGCGGGGGTTCGAGCGAGTGTCGATCAAGGCGGGTGAAACCAAAGAGGTGAGTTTCAAACTATTGCCAAAACGGGACTTTAGAATGCTAAATCGTGACAACCAATGGGTGGTCGAACCAGGTCAGTTCGATATCATGGTCAGCGATTGCTCGGGTGTCGAAGGTGTCAAGTTAAAGGGTAGTGTTACGATCAAATGA
- a CDS encoding sialate O-acetylesterase: MKTYRVVRLTFACYLLIAWTWGFSGSAWADSYDIYLLAGQSNMDGRGQVSELTLSQRRPLSNAIIYYRNPPRSSDGWKPLAPGFSIPPKYKGGFPSPTFGPEIGFANAILQAAPHQKIALIKGSKGGTSLRVDWNPGESGKPETQGECYRNFCETIRLATEDLKRQNHDFHIQGLLWHQGEADKNSNPETYQERFHVLVDRIKKEVGVDDLPVVVGEVFDNGKRDKVRTALQAIGNSGPPFGFVSSQGTKTWDEGTHFDAASQLLLGQRYADAVLRLKK, translated from the coding sequence ATGAAAACCTATCGTGTCGTTCGGCTGACCTTTGCCTGTTATCTTCTAATCGCTTGGACTTGGGGTTTCAGCGGATCCGCTTGGGCTGATTCGTATGACATCTATCTGCTAGCCGGCCAATCCAATATGGATGGCCGCGGTCAGGTGAGCGAGTTGACTCTCTCACAGCGTCGTCCATTGTCCAATGCGATCATCTACTATCGAAATCCACCGCGATCAAGTGACGGTTGGAAACCGCTTGCGCCTGGATTCAGTATTCCGCCGAAGTACAAAGGCGGATTTCCCTCGCCAACCTTTGGACCGGAGATTGGGTTCGCAAATGCGATTTTGCAAGCCGCCCCCCATCAAAAGATAGCGCTGATCAAAGGATCCAAGGGCGGTACGAGTTTGCGAGTGGATTGGAACCCCGGTGAGTCCGGGAAACCTGAAACCCAAGGCGAATGTTATCGCAATTTCTGTGAAACGATTCGCCTGGCAACCGAAGACTTGAAACGCCAAAATCACGACTTTCATATTCAAGGTCTGCTTTGGCATCAAGGCGAGGCAGACAAAAACTCTAACCCGGAAACCTACCAAGAGCGGTTCCACGTATTGGTTGACCGGATCAAGAAAGAGGTTGGCGTCGACGACTTGCCGGTGGTCGTAGGCGAGGTCTTCGACAACGGCAAACGCGACAAAGTGCGTACCGCTTTGCAAGCGATCGGCAACAGCGGCCCACCATTTGGATTCGTTTCATCCCAAGGCACGAAAACCTGGGATGAAGGAACCCACTTCGATGCCGCCAGCCAACTGTTGTTGGGCCAACGATACGCCGACGCGGTGTTGCGACTCAAAAAGTAA
- a CDS encoding ROK family protein, with translation MTDDRVVLTLDAGGTNFVFSAIDGAGEVVAPVRLPAETRDLAKSLATIIEGFTQVAQQVPRKPVAISFAFPGPADYPRGIIDNVGNLPAFAGGVALGPFLEEQLGLPVFINNDGDLFAYGEAIAGLLPYVNQMLEQSGSPKRYRTLFALTLGTGLGGGLVHNGELFIGDNSNASEVWLLRNKRRPESFAEEGACIRAVRGSYARITGTSMDDAPTPQVIAAIAADPQSGNQQAAITAFAELGEVVGDVLANAITLLDGLVVLGGGISNAHRLFMPSVVSEMQSKILTYDGRTMDRIVQRVFNLECAEQTQAFLRGETKIICIPDSDRELSYDPLKRIAIGVSRLGTSKAVSVGAHAFALHAIDRS, from the coding sequence ATGACAGACGATCGCGTCGTACTGACACTTGATGCTGGCGGTACCAACTTCGTATTCTCGGCCATCGATGGCGCGGGCGAAGTGGTGGCACCGGTTCGCTTGCCAGCTGAAACAAGGGATTTAGCGAAAAGCTTGGCGACGATCATCGAGGGGTTCACACAGGTCGCTCAACAAGTCCCTCGCAAACCCGTGGCGATCAGCTTTGCGTTTCCTGGACCAGCGGATTACCCACGCGGAATCATCGACAATGTCGGTAATTTACCGGCCTTCGCAGGCGGGGTCGCGCTGGGACCGTTCCTGGAAGAGCAACTCGGTTTACCCGTCTTTATCAACAACGATGGTGACTTGTTCGCCTATGGCGAAGCGATCGCGGGTTTGCTGCCATACGTCAATCAAATGCTGGAACAATCGGGCAGTCCCAAACGCTACCGAACGCTGTTTGCCCTTACTCTAGGAACCGGACTCGGTGGCGGGTTGGTTCACAATGGGGAACTGTTCATCGGCGATAATTCAAACGCTAGCGAGGTATGGCTGCTGAGGAATAAACGCAGGCCAGAAAGCTTTGCCGAAGAAGGGGCTTGCATCCGCGCCGTTCGTGGCAGTTACGCTCGAATCACAGGAACATCGATGGATGATGCCCCGACGCCCCAAGTGATCGCTGCCATTGCCGCAGACCCACAATCCGGCAATCAGCAAGCCGCCATCACCGCGTTCGCAGAATTGGGCGAAGTCGTCGGTGATGTGTTGGCCAATGCGATCACGCTGCTGGACGGCCTCGTGGTCCTTGGTGGCGGAATTTCAAACGCTCATCGCCTTTTCATGCCATCGGTGGTCAGCGAAATGCAGAGCAAAATACTCACATACGATGGTCGCACGATGGACCGAATCGTGCAACGAGTATTCAACTTAGAATGCGCCGAGCAAACCCAGGCATTCCTTCGAGGCGAGACCAAGATCATCTGCATTCCCGACAGCGATCGAGAATTGTCCTATGACCCGTTGAAACGCATCGCAATTGGTGTCAGTCGCTTAGGAACAAGCAAGGCTGTTTCCGTAGGAGCCCATGCGTTTGCGCTCCATGCGATTGATCGTTCCTAA
- a CDS encoding sugar MFS transporter — METNNAAPDYRKPFITITMLFFLWGFITVMNDVLIPYLKDSFELSYFQAGLVQFAFFGAFFFVSLVYYFVSLSSGDPINRIGYKASIIVALLVCGAGCAMFFPAAEFRSYPFFLAALFLLATGVTLLQIAANPYAAILGKPETAPSRLNLAQGVNSLGTTIAPIAGGLLLYKVFADGGVVTIDSIKMPYLIYGSLFVVLALIVWRSHLPSFSKEDDTNDDSTGALRFPHLRFGMIAIFMYVGGEVAIGSYLISFMRHESIMGLPEATASIYLAYYWGGAMIGRLCGAISLSEIGTQSKKYAAMIATAVSVFGVVYLVTAIRLDDGVFTMDFLSPIKVAPFLLMIAINFGAFVLGQGNAARVLWVFSVGMVALLLIASLTGGPLAFWAALGTGLFNSIMWSNIFTLAIKDLGRHTSQGSSLLVMMIVGGAIVPLIMGATADYVGIQLAFLVPIVNYLYIAFYGLVGHRHSTASTAPAAEHAA; from the coding sequence GTGGAAACCAACAACGCAGCACCGGATTACCGCAAGCCGTTCATCACGATCACGATGCTGTTTTTCCTATGGGGATTCATCACCGTGATGAATGATGTCCTCATCCCCTATTTGAAAGACAGTTTCGAGTTAAGCTATTTTCAGGCGGGGCTGGTACAGTTCGCGTTTTTTGGGGCGTTCTTTTTTGTCTCGTTGGTGTACTACTTCGTATCGCTGTCCAGTGGCGATCCGATCAACCGAATCGGTTACAAAGCCAGTATCATCGTCGCATTGTTGGTTTGTGGAGCGGGCTGTGCGATGTTCTTTCCGGCGGCTGAGTTCCGGTCCTATCCGTTCTTCTTAGCGGCCCTGTTTCTGTTGGCGACAGGCGTGACGCTGCTGCAAATTGCGGCCAATCCCTACGCAGCGATTCTGGGAAAACCGGAGACGGCACCGAGCCGCTTGAATTTAGCCCAGGGCGTCAATTCGCTGGGTACCACAATCGCACCGATCGCTGGCGGCCTTCTGCTCTACAAAGTTTTTGCCGACGGCGGCGTCGTTACCATCGATTCGATCAAGATGCCGTATCTGATCTACGGGTCGCTCTTCGTTGTGCTGGCCTTGATCGTTTGGCGAAGTCATCTACCCAGCTTTAGCAAAGAGGATGATACGAATGACGACAGCACGGGCGCTTTACGTTTTCCGCATTTGCGATTTGGGATGATCGCCATTTTTATGTACGTCGGCGGTGAAGTTGCCATCGGTAGCTATCTGATTAGCTTCATGAGGCATGAAAGTATCATGGGCTTGCCTGAAGCGACGGCGAGTATCTACCTAGCTTATTACTGGGGTGGTGCGATGATCGGTCGCCTGTGCGGCGCGATCTCGCTGAGCGAGATCGGTACGCAATCGAAAAAGTACGCCGCCATGATCGCAACCGCCGTATCGGTCTTTGGCGTTGTCTACCTCGTGACCGCGATTCGCCTCGATGATGGCGTGTTTACGATGGATTTCTTGTCGCCTATCAAAGTCGCACCGTTTCTGCTGATGATTGCGATCAACTTTGGCGCCTTTGTTCTCGGTCAAGGCAACGCCGCACGAGTGTTATGGGTGTTCTCAGTCGGCATGGTCGCCTTGTTGTTAATCGCGTCGCTGACCGGCGGCCCGCTTGCCTTCTGGGCCGCACTGGGAACTGGCCTGTTTAATTCCATCATGTGGTCAAACATCTTCACTTTGGCGATCAAAGATTTGGGACGACACACGTCACAGGGCTCTTCCCTTCTAGTGATGATGATCGTCGGCGGTGCGATCGTACCTTTGATCATGGGTGCGACGGCTGACTATGTCGGTATTCAATTGGCCTTCTTGGTCCCCATCGTGAACTATCTTTATATCGCCTTCTACGGTCTGGTCGGTCACCGGCATTCCACGGCATCTACCGCACCAGCAGCGGAGCATGCCGCATGA
- a CDS encoding GH92 family glycosyl hydrolase, with protein sequence MKSTVLFVPAFLLVYGLSSISSNALLAAENEDLTQYVNPQIDTHNSRWFYFSSACRPFGLVNLSPDTQTKGSWKSGYLYDDDSIRCFSHVHAWQMSGIPVMPTTGPFQGHLGMDKYQSKYSHDNEVVSPGYHKVHLDTYSITAELTSTCRVGFHRYTFPKSEQSHIIFDTGALLAHGPMASSQVQQAGESEIEGYSLMQKTGRRPKNTYVYFVAQFSKPFDALTTWSGGKLQEPSDGIEGKNVGAAVKFVTAEDEQIMVKVGLSYTSIENARKNLNAEVPDWDFDRVHRESTDQWNQWLGRVKISGGQADHRTKLYTDLWHSLLGRRTISDVDGSYCDMTGPKPVIRQLKMQPNGKPAYPHYNFDALWGSHWSLNVLWSMAYPHVMDGFCNTMVDIYHNAGLIPRGPSGGNYTFVMIGDPATSFFATAYNKGIRNYDYEAAYEGLRKNAFPGGIRDHAGYEHGNNASGGGMKYYIDLGYVPEDMGGKGAHRDGAAMTLEYAYQDWCLAQFAKSLGKEDDYQHFLQRSHNYRNLWDPELRLMRPKMKDGSWMPGFEPVGKGFTCRGFCESNSMIYTNYVPHNIADLAELFGGKEAYCDFLNHSFEQSIPTRFVADHGQHGSRMVDYDNQPGTGMAHLFSVSGKPWLSQKWVRQVKLKAHGDVTPYGGYHGDEDQGQMGALGVLMAIGLFQVDGGASVDSVYQVTAPLFDRVTVELDNAYYPGKKFEIIAHNQAPENCYIESISLNGQPLDRTWITHQEFAAGGLMELTLSDQPNTQRTE encoded by the coding sequence ATGAAATCCACTGTCTTGTTTGTTCCAGCGTTTTTGCTTGTCTACGGATTGTCGAGCATTTCTTCCAACGCACTGTTGGCGGCTGAAAACGAAGATTTGACTCAATATGTCAACCCTCAAATCGACACCCACAATTCTCGTTGGTTCTATTTTTCTTCGGCTTGTCGCCCGTTTGGCTTGGTCAACCTCAGCCCCGACACGCAGACCAAAGGCAGTTGGAAATCAGGTTACCTGTACGACGACGACTCCATCCGCTGCTTTAGCCACGTCCATGCTTGGCAGATGTCAGGGATTCCCGTCATGCCGACAACAGGCCCCTTCCAGGGGCACTTGGGAATGGACAAGTATCAATCTAAGTATTCTCACGATAACGAAGTTGTCAGCCCCGGATACCACAAGGTCCACCTCGATACCTACTCCATCACGGCGGAGTTGACTTCGACCTGCCGTGTCGGGTTTCATCGCTACACGTTTCCCAAAAGTGAGCAAAGCCACATCATCTTCGACACCGGTGCGCTCCTAGCTCATGGACCGATGGCTTCTTCGCAGGTCCAGCAAGCGGGCGAATCAGAGATTGAAGGTTATTCGTTGATGCAGAAAACGGGGCGACGACCGAAGAACACGTATGTCTACTTCGTGGCCCAGTTCAGCAAACCATTCGACGCATTGACAACATGGTCGGGTGGAAAGCTGCAGGAGCCATCCGACGGCATCGAGGGAAAAAATGTAGGTGCGGCGGTTAAGTTTGTCACGGCGGAAGACGAACAGATCATGGTCAAAGTGGGGCTTTCGTATACCAGTATCGAAAACGCACGCAAAAACCTGAATGCCGAAGTTCCCGACTGGGATTTTGATCGCGTGCATCGCGAATCCACGGACCAATGGAACCAGTGGCTAGGCCGCGTCAAAATCAGCGGCGGTCAAGCGGATCACCGTACGAAACTGTACACCGACCTTTGGCATTCGCTGCTCGGACGTCGCACCATCAGCGACGTTGATGGTAGCTACTGTGACATGACCGGACCCAAGCCTGTGATTCGCCAATTGAAAATGCAGCCGAACGGCAAACCGGCATACCCTCACTACAACTTCGATGCCTTATGGGGCAGCCATTGGTCGCTGAATGTTTTGTGGTCGATGGCCTATCCGCACGTGATGGATGGCTTCTGCAATACGATGGTCGACATTTACCACAACGCTGGCTTGATTCCGCGTGGTCCATCGGGTGGAAACTACACCTTCGTGATGATCGGCGATCCAGCGACTTCGTTCTTTGCTACCGCTTACAACAAGGGCATTCGGAATTACGACTACGAAGCGGCTTACGAAGGCCTGCGCAAGAATGCATTTCCAGGCGGTATTCGTGACCACGCAGGTTACGAACACGGAAACAACGCCAGCGGTGGTGGGATGAAGTACTACATCGACCTTGGCTATGTTCCCGAAGACATGGGCGGCAAGGGCGCCCATCGTGACGGGGCTGCCATGACATTGGAGTACGCCTATCAGGATTGGTGCTTGGCCCAGTTCGCTAAATCACTTGGTAAAGAAGACGATTACCAGCATTTCCTACAGCGATCGCATAACTACCGAAACCTCTGGGATCCTGAGCTACGCTTGATGCGGCCAAAGATGAAGGACGGCAGTTGGATGCCGGGCTTTGAACCGGTTGGCAAAGGGTTTACCTGCCGCGGGTTCTGTGAAAGCAATTCGATGATCTATACGAACTACGTGCCGCACAACATCGCCGACCTCGCCGAATTATTTGGCGGCAAAGAGGCCTATTGCGATTTCCTTAACCATTCGTTCGAACAAAGTATCCCGACACGCTTCGTCGCCGATCACGGACAACATGGCAGTCGCATGGTTGACTATGACAATCAACCGGGCACGGGGATGGCACACCTGTTTTCTGTCAGTGGCAAACCTTGGCTATCCCAAAAATGGGTTCGCCAGGTCAAACTAAAAGCACACGGGGACGTAACGCCCTATGGCGGTTATCATGGCGACGAAGACCAAGGACAAATGGGAGCTCTCGGTGTTCTGATGGCGATTGGACTGTTTCAGGTCGACGGTGGTGCAAGTGTCGACAGCGTTTACCAGGTCACAGCTCCCCTGTTTGATCGTGTCACGGTTGAACTCGACAATGCGTATTACCCGGGTAAGAAATTTGAGATCATCGCCCATAACCAAGCCCCCGAGAATTGCTATATTGAATCGATATCGCTCAATGGGCAGCCGCTTGACCGCACTTGGATCACTCATCAGGAGTTCGCAGCGGGTGGACTTATGGAATTAACCCTTAGCGACCAACCCAACACGCAACGAACCGAATAA